The Acinetobacter chinensis genomic sequence AGAGTTTTCATACTTTGATTCTTCTTCCTGACTGGCATAATTCTGCGTTGCCCATTTATCTGAAGTGTAGTCATAGGACAGACTTCCATGAAACTGGTTAACAGCGGTCTGTGGTGCGCAGGTTTCAGCTGAAACGACACCGCCTGTGAACTCACCGTATTCGGCACTGACATTGCTGTCCAGAACAGTCACGTTGCACAGCAGGTCGGTGTTGACAGCGACCGTCTGACTGGAACCCATCAGGTCGGTATTACTGTTGGACGAGGCGCTGCTGGCAGGGTTGATATTGTCGTTGATACTCAGTCCATTAATCAGAAATTTATTTTCATAAGGCAATGAACCATTAATGCTGATTTCAGCAGGGGACAGTTCACCTTGCTGGCGACCTGAGCGCTGTTTTCTGTCGAACTGAACATTTGGATTTACTTTTAATAAATCAGTGATGTTCTTACTGCTGTTGGGCGTATTTTTTATTTCTTCTTCGGTATACGTGGTTTTGCCGACCGTATTTCTCTTTTCTGCCTGGGTTTTGATGGGTTGTAACTGTGGGACTTCTACGGTTTGTTCTGGTGCGGGTATTTCAGTTGTTGCAGAAATGGATGCGCTGATGACGGAGAGTATGGCAAAGGCGAGCGGAGATAGAGCAGGGCGCATAGTGTATAGAATGTGTAAATATTAATGCTAGCGATTATCATTAACTTTAATATTGTAATCAATAGTAATGAGAATTATTTTCAATAAAAATATATAATTAAAATTCAGAATTCAATTGAAAAAAATGAAGTGTCTGAAAAAGACATAACAGAAGGAGTGGTGTATAGATAATGGCGTCCCTACGGGGATTCGAACCCCGGTTACCGCCGTGAAAGGGCGATGTCCTAGGCCTCTAGACGATAGGGACGTTTTGAGGATGGCGGTATCTTATTGATCCGCCACCATTGTGTCAAGTAAGTGGGGTGCGAGTTTGTTCAAAATGTAGCAGAACAGTTCAGCTGTTTTCTGCGTGTCATAAAGTGCAGAGTGCGCTTCTTTACCATCAAACTCGATTCCAGCCTGGATACAGGATTTTGCCAGTACCGTTTGCCCAAACATGACAGCACTTAAAGTCACTGTGTCAAAAACTGAAAAGCTGTGAAACGGGTTCTGGTTTTTGGTACCGGTACGCGTAATAGCTGCCTGTACAAAGCCCAGATCAAAGTGTGCATTATGCCCGACTAAAACCGCATGAGTGCAGTTCTGCTGACGGCGTACTTCATTAACTGCTTTGAAAATACGTTTCAGTGCGGATTTTTCATCTTCTGCCATTGCCATACGCATAGGGTTGAATGGGTCTACACCAATAAAATCCAGTGAGCGACGATCCAGGTTTGCACCTTCAAAAGGATTGATATGTGCATGATAAGCCTGACCTGGAACAAACTGACCAGATTCATCATATACTATTGGAATTGCCGCAATTTCCAGTAAGGCATCTGTCTGAGCATTAAAGCCCGCAGTTTCGACATCGACAACTACAGGCAGAAATCCACGAAAACGCTGACCAATCACTGGCAAGGTTTCATCTGTCACACTTTTCTCCATTGGATGGTTTTACCCGCATACAGCGGAATAATCTGTTCACCATCCAGATAGTCTAAACTTTCAGGAATGACCTGATCTTCTTTTACAAGGGTAATCGTATTTGTATTGCGTGGCAAACCATAGAAGTCTGCACCGAAATGACTGGCAAAGCCCTCAAGGCGTTCAATTCGACCCACCTGATCAAATGCTTGCGCATATAATTCAATTGCAGTCGGAGCACTGTAGCACCCAGCACAGCCACATGCATTTTCTTTGGCATTTTTTGAATGCGGCGCACTGTCTGTACCAAGGAAAAATTTAGGATTACCACTGGTCGCCACTTCAAGCAGTGTCTGTTGATGAGACTGCCGTTTCAGAATAGGCAGACAGTAGAAGTGAGGCTTAACACCACCGACCAGTAAGTCGTTGCGGTTGAACAGTAAATGCTGTGGCGTGATGGTTGCTGCAACATTCCGGTCCTGTTCCAGGACAAAATGAGCCGCTTCACTGGTGGTGATATGCTCTAGCACCAGTTTCAGTTTCGGGAACTGTTGCAGTAAAGGAGACAGTACTTCATCGACAAAACGCTTTTCACGGTCAAAAATATCAACATGATGATGAGTGACTTCACCGTGCAGCAATAAAGGAACCTGATGTTCTTCCATCTGCTCAATGACAGCATACACTTTACTGATGTCACTGACACCACTATCTGAGTTTGTAGTCGCCCCGGCAGGATAAAGTTTAATGGCATTCACATGTTCAGAGTTCCTGATTTTCAGAACTTCTGCCGGTGAGGTCAGATCTGTAAAATAAAGCACCATGCGTGGGTCAAAATTTACACCTTCAGGAACATGCTGCATGATCCGTTCACGGTATGCATTGGCTTCTTCAACGGTTTTTACCGGTGGAACCAGGTTCGGCATGCAGATCGCCCGCGCAAACTGATTTGCCAGGTCCGGAACAGTACGTTGCAGGGAAAGTCCATCGCGTAAATGCGCATGCCAGTCATCTGGCTGAAGAAGAGTAATTGAGTTCAAGGTCATGCCGATCTTAGAAATAAAACAAATGATAATGCATAAATGTGAAAATGATAACGTTAAATAAAGATAAATGGTGTCATAAAGCTAAATTAAGCCAGATAAACTGTGCTATTTTTAAGCCATTATAAAAATTATATTTTTATCTGAATGGAATATAAATATAAACTTGCCAAGTTACAGTATGACAAGGAAAAAATTGAGGGGTTGATCTCACGTCAGAAAAGACGGGCAGGTCAGGTTTTTCCAAAGCAGCTTGAACTTGAGTTCTGGGAGCAATACCTGGAAAGGGCACGGGACAATATTAATCAGTACTTCTGGTCAGGAGTGCTGACGTATTTCATTTTTATTTTATTGATCGTTCCGGGTGATTACTGGATTATTGATAAAACACACTTCAGATATGACTTTATTCATAGCCTGCTTGGACTGGTCAATGGAGCACTCTGTCTATTGGCATTGTTCTTCTTCGCACATTATAAAAAACTGAAACCGTTTTTTCCCTGGGCGTCCATGGCTATTGTCCTGTGGGCAGTCATCAGCATGACCTGGCTGACCATGACGGTTCATACTGAAGCACTGAAACATCAGGCGATGATGATTATCTGTACCATTTATATCATGGGCTATGTGCTAACAGGTGTTAAACCGTTTCATATGCTGCTGACAGGGCTTATGGCTGCCATTATTGCACTGATTATCCTGATGGTTTCATTCGTAAAGATTGATGTCATGGTCATGTCCAGAGTACTGGTTGGCAGCTGTGTGATGGGTTTTCTGATCAGTAAAATGCTGTGTACCCGTGAACGTATGATTTTCCTGATCATGCATCAGGCAAAAATCAGTGAACGGATCAATATTATTCATACCAATGAATTACTGCATTTAAGTCAGCATGATGAACTGACCAAAATATCAAACCGCCGTAATTTTGATGAAATGCTGAATGTTCTTTACGATCAGGCAAAGCGTAATAAAACTGCTCTGTCATTGCTGTTTATAGATGTCGATCATTTCAAAAACTATAATGATTATTATGGGCACCAGAAAGGTGATGATGTCATTTCCTCCATAGCACGTGCAATTAAAGATGCGATTCGCCATATGGA encodes the following:
- the rnt gene encoding ribonuclease T; translated protein: MEKSVTDETLPVIGQRFRGFLPVVVDVETAGFNAQTDALLEIAAIPIVYDESGQFVPGQAYHAHINPFEGANLDRRSLDFIGVDPFNPMRMAMAEDEKSALKRIFKAVNEVRRQQNCTHAVLVGHNAHFDLGFVQAAITRTGTKNQNPFHSFSVFDTVTLSAVMFGQTVLAKSCIQAGIEFDGKEAHSALYDTQKTAELFCYILNKLAPHLLDTMVADQ
- the pyrC gene encoding dihydroorotase, which translates into the protein MNSITLLQPDDWHAHLRDGLSLQRTVPDLANQFARAICMPNLVPPVKTVEEANAYRERIMQHVPEGVNFDPRMVLYFTDLTSPAEVLKIRNSEHVNAIKLYPAGATTNSDSGVSDISKVYAVIEQMEEHQVPLLLHGEVTHHHVDIFDREKRFVDEVLSPLLQQFPKLKLVLEHITTSEAAHFVLEQDRNVAATITPQHLLFNRNDLLVGGVKPHFYCLPILKRQSHQQTLLEVATSGNPKFFLGTDSAPHSKNAKENACGCAGCYSAPTAIELYAQAFDQVGRIERLEGFASHFGADFYGLPRNTNTITLVKEDQVIPESLDYLDGEQIIPLYAGKTIQWRKV
- a CDS encoding GGDEF domain-containing protein yields the protein MEYKYKLAKLQYDKEKIEGLISRQKRRAGQVFPKQLELEFWEQYLERARDNINQYFWSGVLTYFIFILLIVPGDYWIIDKTHFRYDFIHSLLGLVNGALCLLALFFFAHYKKLKPFFPWASMAIVLWAVISMTWLTMTVHTEALKHQAMMIICTIYIMGYVLTGVKPFHMLLTGLMAAIIALIILMVSFVKIDVMVMSRVLVGSCVMGFLISKMLCTRERMIFLIMHQAKISERINIIHTNELLHLSQHDELTKISNRRNFDEMLNVLYDQAKRNKTALSLLFIDVDHFKNYNDYYGHQKGDDVISSIARAIKDAIRHMDFVARYGGEEFVVLLPETDAHGAYAVASNIYKGIDRLAIPHAKSLVSKHVTISLGFTVYRGEADLTEHEFLSVADQALYRAKQLGRNQIYFQSMQTEQVA